The segment GATTCCACAGTAGAAAATTTACAGGAGCAGTTTAGATGAATCTTCTATTAGAAGTGGCAACCGAAGTAGCAACAAAGCCTGGAATGCAGTTTCCGACCTCGTTCACGTTAGTTTATGGGGTTGGGTTTGTGGCAGCCGTGACGATTGGGTCAATCGCTTGGTACAACTCGAAACGCCCGGTCGGTTGGGAAGATAAAGAGCGTCCTAATATCGTGCCAGAAGTTGAAAAAGAAGAAACGCCTGGTATTTAGGCTTAAACCAAGCTCTGGATTACGATTCAGAGCTTTTCAATTTTTTGGAGTCCATGCTGATAGAGCTTACGCAGCGCTGAGACAACCTTGGTTTGCAGGGTTGGGACAGGTTCAGATTCGAGAATTTGCAGGCGAGTGAGAAGCTTGGCTTCCTCGCTGTCGATCATGCCATCGGTATAGATAATTTCACTAATGGCTTCGATGAGATGATGGCATTCTTCAGAGGTAGGATGCTCGCCCAGATAGTCTTGTATCCATTGGTAGCATTCCTCTGATCGAACCGCTCGAAGTTCGTGCAGGATAGGTTGAATTTCTGGATCTTTTGCCACTCCTTTTTCGATCGCAATTCGCTGTAAGTACGTTCTTTCTTCCGGCTGAATTTTCCCATCTAACCAAGCGACACCGATCAGAATTTTTACTAAATCTTTGACATCGTTTTTCATATTTGTTTGAGTCGAACCATAAAGAATCCGTCCATATTGTGGCAGTGCGGGAGGACTTTGATCCACCCTTGTTGGGAAGTGAGTGTGATCAAAGCTGGATGCGTAGGGTGTTCGATCGCCCAATTTGGATGCTGATGGAGGAATTTCTCAATCACGGATTCGTTTTCGAGCGGATTCAAGGTGCAAGTTGAGTACACAAGCACGCCTTGAGGTTTTAGCCAACTTGCAGCTTCGGTGAGAATTTCTTGTTGCAGTTGAGCAAGTGCTGTTGCGCTTTCAGGGGTTTGTCGCCAGCGTGCATCGGCATGACGATTCAGCGTTCCTAAGCCTGAACAAGGTGCATCGACTAAAACCCGATCGCATTTCCCTTTCAAACTGGGAACGTCTCGGCTATCACTTGTCAAAATCTGAATCGAAGTGACCCCTAAGCGATCGATGTTTTGCTGAAGCTTTTTCAATCGAGAGGCGGTTTTGTCGATCGCCCACACGGTTCCTTGATCTTGCATCAATTCTGCCAGGTGCAGAGTTTTGCCACCGGGAGCCGCACAAGCGTCTGCAACAATCTCTCCAGGTTGCGGATCGACTAAGTAACTGACGAGCTGAGCACTACTATCTTGAACAATCCACCAGCCTTCTGCATAGCCTGGTAAGTTCTGAATGGCTCCAGCGTTGCTAGGTAATCTCAGTGCATTTGGCACGTTGGGAATGCACTGCGAGTCTGGAATTGCAGATTCAACTTGCTCGATGTTGGTCTTTAAAGTATTCACCCGCAGATCAATCCGAGGGGGTTGATTCATCCATTCACAGAGTTTAGCTGTATCGTCGATTCCAAATTGCTCTAACCAAACTTGAATGATCCAATCGGGATAGCTATGTAGCGTTCCAAGTTGTTCGACTGGATCATCGCAAAGTTTTAATGGGTCAGCGTGAAGAATCAGTTGCGATCGCAGATACTGCCGCAAAATCCCATTGACGACTCCTGTGAGTCCACTCAGCTTATTTTTCTTCGCAAGTTCAACACTCGTATCGACTGCGGCGGATTCAGGAATTTGATTGAGATAGCGTAGTTGATACAGTCCCAATTGCAGAATCAATCTGAGATCAGGGGGTTGATCTTTCTTTTTCGCAAACTGATCAATCAGCGCGTTTAAGGTTCTCTGACGACGAACGGTTCCGTAAACGAGTTCGGTAAACAATCGTCGATCGAGGAGATTCAGATCAGATTGATGCAGCACTTGATCAACTGCAACATCAGCGAAGGCTCCTTTCTGAATCGATCGGAGTGTCGTAAAAGCAAGCTGGCGAGAGGACTGATTCAAAGATCGAGGAAATGCGAGAGTGGCTTATCTAGGATAACAATCGGTTGATCGATTTCAGTTGAAAGTGACATTGCTCAATGTCTCGATCGCTGCAAGAAGCATATAGAGATTCAATCATCGTGAAGCGTTCCGCAGTACGATTAAGAATGCAAAAAGACTTGTTGTGTTTGTGACTATGCCGAAAGCTTACGTAATTGGTTTGGGAAGATCTGGCAATGCTGCCGCCCGACTTCTGAAACGTCAAGGATGGCAAGTCATCATCAGCGATCGTGGGTCTTCCGAATCTCTCCACTCTCAACAGCAAGCCCTGATCGCAGAAGGCATTGAAGTACGGTTAGGGGATAACTTTGACCCTGAATCAGCCCGCCCAGATTTAATCGTAGTCAGTCCCGGTGTGCCCTGGGATATTCCCAGTTTAGTCAAAGCGCGATCGCTCAACATCGAAACTATTGGCGAAATGGAACTCGCTTGGCGATCGCTCAATTCTTCTCCTTGGGTCGCTATCACCGGAACCAATGGCAAAACGACAACTACGGCATTGACTGCAGCAATTTTCCAGAAAGCCGGACTTTATGCTCCTGCTTTTGGCAACATTGGCTATGCCGCCTGCGAAGTTGCATTACTCGACCAAAAACCCGATTGGGCGATCGCGGAAATTAGCAGTTATCAGATCGAATCGGCTCCTTCACTTGCACCTGAAATCGGCATCTGGACAACCTTCACGCCCGATCACCTCGCCCGCCACAAAACCTTAGAAAACTATTACAACATCAAAGCGAGTTTACTCAATCAAACTAAGCAGCAGATCTTTAACGGCGATGACCCCTATCTTCGGAAGATTGGAACAGCCCATGGTTATCCAGTTCAAGAGACTGCCTGTTGGACAAGTGTCAAAGGACGGTCTGAGTTGATTGGAAATCCCGCATTCGGAGCGTATATCGAGAACAATTGGGTCTTTGTCCGAGATGAAAAAATCGTCCAAGCAGATGCGCTAAAAATGCCCGGAGCGCACAATCTACAGAATTTACTAGCTGCTGTTGCAGCCGCACATTTTGCAGGCATTGAGAAGAGTGCGATCGCCGAAGCCGTTGCAGAATTTCCTGGAGTAGAACACCGTTTAGAATTCATCTGCACTTATCAAGGGGTCGATTACATCAACGACAGCAAAGCAACGAACTACGATGCTGCCGAAGTTGGACTCTCTGCCGTCAAAGCTCCAGCAATTCTGATTGCAGGTGGAGAACCGAAAATTGGCGAAGATCAAGCTTGGCTGAATGTCATTCAATCCAATGCTGCCGCAGTGCTATTAATTGGAGAAGCAGCCCCGACCTTTGCGAAGCGCTTAGATGAGATTCGCTACTCGAATTACGAGATTGTCGAAACCATGGATCGCGCGATCTCACGATCACCCCAACTCGCAAAACAACATTCCGCTAAAGTCGTGCTTCTCTCTCCCGCTTGTGCGAGTTTTGACCAGTATCAGAGCTTTGAGCATCGCGGCGATCACTTCCGTCAACTCTGTCTAGAATCCTTCCAATGAAGCCACCTGAAGAATGCCAGAACATGACTGAGATTCGATCTGAGATTGATGCTCTCGATCGACAAGTCATCCAACTTCTTGGTCAACGTTTCGCTTATGTGAAAGCTGCGGCTAAGTTCAAAACCGATGCAACCAGCGTCAAAGCACCAGAACGATTTCAATCGATGCTGCAACAGCGGAGAATTTGGGCAGAAGTAGAAGGATTAAACCCTGATGCGATCGAAAAGCTATACCGAGATCTCGTCAATCACTTCATTCAGGAAGAACTCCAGCAATGGAAAACCCAACACCCAGATTAGTTAATCTCAACCAA is part of the Leptolyngbya boryana PCC 6306 genome and harbors:
- a CDS encoding isochorismate lyase, with amino-acid sequence MKPPEECQNMTEIRSEIDALDRQVIQLLGQRFAYVKAAAKFKTDATSVKAPERFQSMLQQRRIWAEVEGLNPDAIEKLYRDLVNHFIQEELQQWKTQHPD
- the psb35 gene encoding photosystem II assembly protein Psb35, with protein sequence MNLLLEVATEVATKPGMQFPTSFTLVYGVGFVAAVTIGSIAWYNSKRPVGWEDKERPNIVPEVEKEETPGI
- a CDS encoding tellurite resistance TerB family protein is translated as MKNDVKDLVKILIGVAWLDGKIQPEERTYLQRIAIEKGVAKDPEIQPILHELRAVRSEECYQWIQDYLGEHPTSEECHHLIEAISEIIYTDGMIDSEEAKLLTRLQILESEPVPTLQTKVVSALRKLYQHGLQKIEKL
- a CDS encoding 16S rRNA (cytosine(967)-C(5))-methyltransferase, producing the protein MNQSSRQLAFTTLRSIQKGAFADVAVDQVLHQSDLNLLDRRLFTELVYGTVRRQRTLNALIDQFAKKKDQPPDLRLILQLGLYQLRYLNQIPESAAVDTSVELAKKNKLSGLTGVVNGILRQYLRSQLILHADPLKLCDDPVEQLGTLHSYPDWIIQVWLEQFGIDDTAKLCEWMNQPPRIDLRVNTLKTNIEQVESAIPDSQCIPNVPNALRLPSNAGAIQNLPGYAEGWWIVQDSSAQLVSYLVDPQPGEIVADACAAPGGKTLHLAELMQDQGTVWAIDKTASRLKKLQQNIDRLGVTSIQILTSDSRDVPSLKGKCDRVLVDAPCSGLGTLNRHADARWRQTPESATALAQLQQEILTEAASWLKPQGVLVYSTCTLNPLENESVIEKFLHQHPNWAIEHPTHPALITLTSQQGWIKVLPHCHNMDGFFMVRLKQI
- the murD gene encoding UDP-N-acetylmuramoyl-L-alanine--D-glutamate ligase, with protein sequence MPKAYVIGLGRSGNAAARLLKRQGWQVIISDRGSSESLHSQQQALIAEGIEVRLGDNFDPESARPDLIVVSPGVPWDIPSLVKARSLNIETIGEMELAWRSLNSSPWVAITGTNGKTTTTALTAAIFQKAGLYAPAFGNIGYAACEVALLDQKPDWAIAEISSYQIESAPSLAPEIGIWTTFTPDHLARHKTLENYYNIKASLLNQTKQQIFNGDDPYLRKIGTAHGYPVQETACWTSVKGRSELIGNPAFGAYIENNWVFVRDEKIVQADALKMPGAHNLQNLLAAVAAAHFAGIEKSAIAEAVAEFPGVEHRLEFICTYQGVDYINDSKATNYDAAEVGLSAVKAPAILIAGGEPKIGEDQAWLNVIQSNAAAVLLIGEAAPTFAKRLDEIRYSNYEIVETMDRAISRSPQLAKQHSAKVVLLSPACASFDQYQSFEHRGDHFRQLCLESFQ